In the genome of Rhizobium sp. NXC24, one region contains:
- a CDS encoding aspartate ammonia-lyase, translating to MSNDSRIEYDPLGAISVPSNRYFGAQTARAIGNFPISGIAIRSMPFVIEALAHVKMAAAQANFEEGLLSEAKRDAILQACREVLAGEHDEEFLVDVFQGGAGTSTNMNMNEVLANRASEILGGARGEGRLVHPNDDVNRSQSTNDAYATAVRLSIIPASVALRDALTLLVAALNEKAEQFRDIRKLGRTQLQDAVPMTLGQEFAAFATTLLEDCERLIETERLFLEVNLGGTAIGTGVAASSSYRTRALGHLAKNTGLPVIGSKDLLEASWDMGAFMLHMGMLKRAAAKLSKIANDFRLLSSGPRGGIGEIILPALQPGSSLMPGKINPVAAEALNQVCFYVYGMDTTVGIAAEAGQLQLNAMEPVIIFSIHNAMSLLGNAVLSFARTCVEGVQANAARCEANLTSSTAFATELVTTIGYEAAAELVKEKLTG from the coding sequence ATGTCTAACGACAGTCGTATTGAATATGATCCCCTGGGTGCCATAAGTGTACCATCGAACCGCTATTTTGGAGCACAGACAGCAAGAGCGATCGGGAATTTTCCGATCTCAGGAATTGCGATCAGAAGCATGCCGTTCGTCATTGAAGCGCTGGCTCACGTCAAAATGGCGGCAGCGCAGGCCAATTTCGAAGAGGGCTTGCTGTCAGAAGCCAAGCGCGACGCCATACTTCAAGCCTGCCGAGAGGTGCTTGCCGGTGAACACGACGAGGAATTTCTCGTCGATGTGTTCCAGGGTGGTGCCGGCACCTCTACGAACATGAACATGAATGAAGTGCTTGCCAACCGCGCGAGCGAGATTTTAGGTGGCGCAAGAGGGGAGGGGCGGCTCGTTCACCCGAATGACGACGTCAACAGGTCTCAGTCAACGAATGATGCCTATGCCACGGCCGTACGCCTGTCGATCATTCCGGCAAGCGTTGCGCTGCGGGACGCACTCACGTTGCTTGTCGCAGCCCTGAACGAAAAGGCGGAGCAGTTCCGCGATATCAGGAAGCTTGGTCGCACACAGTTGCAGGACGCCGTCCCCATGACACTCGGCCAGGAATTCGCGGCATTCGCTACGACCCTTCTGGAAGATTGCGAACGGCTGATCGAAACCGAGCGCCTGTTTCTCGAAGTCAATCTTGGCGGGACGGCGATCGGGACCGGCGTCGCGGCCTCCTCCTCCTATCGCACTCGCGCGCTCGGGCACCTTGCCAAAAACACCGGCCTTCCGGTCATCGGAAGCAAGGATCTGCTGGAGGCGAGCTGGGATATGGGAGCCTTCATGCTCCATATGGGGATGCTGAAGCGCGCCGCGGCCAAGCTGTCCAAGATCGCCAACGACTTCCGGCTGCTGTCGAGCGGTCCGCGCGGCGGGATCGGCGAAATCATTCTGCCCGCCCTGCAGCCCGGCTCGTCGTTGATGCCGGGGAAGATCAATCCCGTTGCCGCCGAAGCGCTGAACCAGGTCTGCTTCTACGTCTATGGCATGGACACGACCGTCGGGATTGCCGCCGAGGCCGGACAGTTGCAGCTCAATGCCATGGAGCCCGTGATCATATTCAGCATCCACAACGCCATGAGCCTCCTTGGTAACGCGGTGCTCAGCTTCGCGCGGACGTGTGTTGAAGGTGTCCAGGCCAACGCCGCCAGATGCGAAGCGAACCTCACAAGCAGCACGGCCTTCGCAACGGAACTCGTCACAACGATCGGCTACGAAGCCGCGGCCGAGCTCGTCAAGGAGAAGCTGACGGGCTAA
- a CDS encoding aldehyde dehydrogenase family protein — protein MTAAKLHVTTSQMSITVHSPFDGSVVGTVEATDESEVETLLARARGGAELSRGLARHQRASILEGAAQIIEGSRDRFAEMIVREAGKTIVQARKEVLRCVNTLKLSAEEAKRNAGEIVPFDAYAGSEQRQGWFSREPLGIITAITPYNDPLNLVAHKLGPAIAGGNAVLLKPSELTPLSAINLVNALREAGLPDEVITVAVGGTDLGRALVAAREVRMVSFTGGFATGEAISRTAGLKKLSMELGGNAPVIVMGDCDFDKAVEACVSGAFWAAGQNCIGAQRVLVQAGIYDRFRDAFVAATKKLKAGDPMREDTDVGPMIAKKVAECTEAAVNDAIAAGAKLLCGHKREGSLYHPTVLDGTPVTCRLWHEEVFAPVVMLAPFETLDEAVELANEPEYSLHAGIFTSNLNVALDAAGRIEAGGVMINDSSDYRFDAMPFGGSKYGSMGREGVRFAYEEMTQPKVVCINRG, from the coding sequence ATGACCGCTGCGAAACTTCATGTCACGACTAGCCAAATGTCGATTACCGTCCACAGCCCCTTCGACGGATCCGTCGTCGGAACGGTTGAGGCGACGGACGAAAGCGAAGTCGAAACTCTTCTTGCGCGCGCCCGTGGCGGTGCCGAGCTGTCGCGCGGGCTTGCAAGGCATCAGCGCGCGAGCATTCTCGAAGGTGCTGCGCAGATCATCGAAGGCAGCCGCGATCGGTTTGCCGAAATGATTGTCCGTGAAGCTGGGAAGACGATTGTCCAGGCCCGTAAGGAGGTCCTTCGCTGCGTCAACACTCTGAAGCTGTCGGCGGAAGAGGCAAAGCGGAACGCCGGGGAGATTGTCCCCTTCGACGCATACGCGGGATCGGAGCAGCGGCAGGGGTGGTTCAGCCGTGAGCCGCTGGGCATCATAACAGCCATCACGCCCTACAACGACCCGCTGAACCTCGTCGCTCACAAGCTCGGCCCGGCCATCGCCGGTGGTAATGCCGTGCTGTTGAAGCCGTCGGAGTTGACGCCGCTGTCTGCGATCAACCTTGTTAACGCGCTTCGCGAGGCAGGCTTGCCCGACGAGGTCATCACGGTGGCGGTTGGTGGAACCGACCTCGGCCGGGCCTTGGTCGCTGCGCGTGAGGTACGTATGGTGTCGTTCACTGGCGGCTTTGCCACTGGCGAAGCCATCAGCCGCACGGCAGGCTTGAAGAAGCTTTCGATGGAACTTGGCGGGAATGCGCCCGTGATCGTCATGGGTGATTGCGACTTCGATAAGGCTGTCGAGGCTTGCGTTTCCGGGGCCTTCTGGGCTGCAGGCCAAAACTGCATCGGAGCCCAGCGTGTACTCGTGCAGGCCGGAATCTATGATCGTTTCCGCGACGCTTTCGTGGCCGCGACGAAGAAGCTCAAGGCTGGCGATCCCATGAGAGAGGACACCGATGTCGGTCCGATGATCGCGAAAAAGGTCGCCGAATGCACCGAAGCAGCCGTCAATGACGCCATCGCCGCCGGCGCGAAGCTGCTCTGCGGTCACAAGCGCGAAGGATCGCTATATCACCCGACCGTGCTTGACGGCACGCCGGTCACTTGCCGCCTGTGGCACGAGGAGGTGTTCGCCCCCGTGGTCATGCTTGCTCCGTTCGAGACGCTCGATGAAGCGGTCGAGCTGGCCAACGAACCCGAATACAGCCTGCATGCTGGCATCTTCACAAGCAACCTCAATGTCGCACTTGACGCCGCAGGCAGGATTGAAGCAGGCGGTGTGATGATCAACGATAGCTCAGACTACCGCTTCGATGCCATGCCATTCGGCGGCTCCAAATACGGCAGCATGGGCCGGGAAGGCGTGCGCTTCGCTTATGAGGAGATGACGCAGCCGAAGGTCGTTTGCATCAACCGCGGGTGA
- a CDS encoding aspartate aminotransferase family protein — protein sequence MTINIKDIAEKDRNSVLHPFTQLKDFATGKLGDPTIVETGKGIRIQDAHGNQLIDGFAGLYCVNVGYGRTEVAEAISRQAYRMAYYHSYAAHTTDELAILSDRLVKMAPGKMSKVFYGMSGSDANETQAKLVWYYNNLRGKPTKKKIISRERGYHGCSVVSGSMTGMSFYHDHMDLPLPQIDHTGVPHHYWGANPGETEREFSARRAAELDDMIETLGPDNVGAFIAEPVLGTGGITPPPEGYWQAIQAVLKKHDVLLIADEVITGFGRTGSMFGSQHYGIEPDLITVAKGLTSAYFPLSASIVGEKVYKVMEEGADRVGAFSHGYTYSGHPIGAAAANAVLDIVEKENLPGNAREVGAYFQAQLKEKFAQLAIVGEVRGVGLMGAIEFVGDRENKKRFDPSLKVGARVSKAARDRGLIARAMPHGDILGFAPPLVITKEEVDEIVSIAEKAVRSVMDDLVRDGQKI from the coding sequence ATGACCATCAACATCAAAGACATCGCCGAGAAGGACCGCAACTCGGTCCTGCATCCCTTCACGCAGTTGAAGGATTTTGCCACCGGCAAGCTTGGCGACCCGACGATCGTCGAGACCGGCAAGGGGATCCGCATCCAGGATGCCCATGGCAACCAGCTGATCGACGGCTTTGCCGGTCTCTATTGCGTCAACGTCGGTTATGGTCGCACCGAGGTCGCCGAGGCGATTTCGCGTCAGGCGTATCGTATGGCCTATTACCATTCCTACGCCGCGCACACGACCGATGAGCTTGCGATCCTCTCCGACCGTCTCGTCAAGATGGCGCCTGGCAAGATGAGCAAGGTGTTCTATGGCATGTCCGGTTCGGACGCCAATGAAACCCAGGCCAAGCTCGTCTGGTACTACAACAATCTGCGCGGCAAGCCGACGAAGAAGAAGATCATTTCGCGCGAACGCGGCTATCACGGCTGCAGCGTCGTCTCCGGCTCGATGACCGGGATGAGCTTCTACCACGACCATATGGATCTGCCGCTGCCGCAGATTGATCATACCGGTGTTCCGCACCACTATTGGGGCGCCAATCCCGGCGAAACCGAGCGGGAATTCTCGGCCCGTCGTGCCGCCGAGCTCGACGACATGATTGAGACGCTCGGACCCGACAATGTCGGCGCCTTCATCGCCGAGCCAGTGCTGGGTACTGGCGGCATCACGCCACCGCCGGAAGGTTATTGGCAAGCTATCCAGGCCGTGCTGAAAAAGCACGACGTTCTGCTGATCGCCGATGAAGTCATTACCGGCTTCGGCCGCACCGGCTCGATGTTCGGCTCGCAGCATTACGGCATTGAACCTGACCTGATCACAGTCGCCAAGGGCCTGACTTCGGCCTACTTCCCGTTATCGGCTTCGATCGTCGGTGAGAAGGTCTACAAGGTCATGGAAGAAGGGGCCGACAGGGTCGGCGCCTTCTCGCACGGCTACACCTATTCCGGCCATCCGATCGGCGCGGCCGCCGCCAATGCGGTGCTCGACATCGTCGAGAAGGAAAACCTGCCCGGCAACGCCCGCGAAGTCGGCGCCTATTTCCAGGCGCAGCTCAAGGAGAAGTTCGCACAGCTGGCGATCGTCGGTGAAGTGCGCGGCGTTGGCCTGATGGGCGCGATCGAATTTGTTGGCGACCGCGAAAACAAGAAGCGCTTTGACCCGTCGCTGAAGGTCGGGGCCCGCGTTTCCAAGGCGGCTCGCGACCGCGGCCTCATCGCCCGCGCCATGCCGCATGGCGACATCCTGGGCTTTGCACCGCCGCTCGTCATCACCAAGGAAGAAGTCGACGAGATCGTCTCTATCGCTGAGAAGGCAGTCCGCTCCGTAATGGACGACCTGGTGCGCGACGGCCAGAAGATCTAA
- a CDS encoding Lrp/AsnC family transcriptional regulator: MIELDRADAALLDAVQKNNRQTSEELSELVNLSPTACQRRLKRLRAEGVIEADVSIVSPKAVGRSVTMIVLVSLERERADIVDRFKAAIRSTREVMIGYYVTGDADFILVVTAKDMEGYEQFTRRFFYENHDIKGFKTLVVMDRVKASFALPIDN, translated from the coding sequence ATGATTGAACTCGACCGCGCAGATGCGGCCTTACTGGATGCCGTTCAAAAGAACAATCGCCAGACATCCGAAGAACTTTCTGAGTTGGTAAACCTGTCGCCCACGGCTTGCCAGCGCCGTTTGAAGCGGTTGCGGGCTGAAGGTGTTATCGAAGCAGACGTTTCGATCGTCTCACCCAAGGCGGTCGGCCGGTCCGTCACCATGATTGTTCTGGTTTCGCTCGAACGGGAGCGCGCAGATATCGTCGACCGATTCAAGGCTGCAATCCGCAGTACGCGTGAAGTGATGATCGGCTACTACGTGACGGGCGATGCGGATTTTATTCTCGTTGTGACCGCCAAGGATATGGAGGGCTATGAGCAATTCACCCGGCGCTTCTTCTACGAGAACCACGACATCAAGGGGTTTAAGACGCTCGTGGTCATGGATAGGGTCAAGGCGAGCTTCGCCCTTCCGATCGACAACTAA
- a CDS encoding amidase: protein MAPLSAHADATALSELISSRQVTCEEIMREHLDRIARLNPTVNAIVSLQPEDELLAQARNADMALSRGDRRGWMHGLPIAIKDLSATAGIRTTYGSTLQATNVPAEDGLMVKRIREAGAIIIGKTNTPEFGLGSHTYNPIFGVTRNAYDPNLSAGGSSGGAAVALALDMVPIADGSDMMGSLRNPAGWNNVFGFRPSFGRVPSAPSPDVFLHQLSTNGPMAKTARDLARFLDVIAGYAPEAPLSLEAEPASFAEGLDRDVKDLRIGWIGSWGGYYPTECGVLELTRAGLAALADQGAMVEDLTPEFEANRLWDAWLVLRQWAVSQRLQPLLVRDGSIELLKPEARWELEQGLRLSAGDVHRASVTRSDWVRYLQKLFSQFDVLALPTAQIFAFPAEITWPRSINDHQMDTYHRWMEIVVPGSLSGHPVAAVPAGFDERGRAIGIQLLGRARADRELLQIVSCFERNAPWIRQAPARSSLTSS, encoded by the coding sequence ATGGCCCCTCTTTCCGCCCACGCAGATGCCACCGCGCTTTCGGAGCTGATTTCGAGTAGGCAGGTCACATGTGAAGAGATCATGCGGGAGCATCTCGATCGTATCGCGAGGCTCAATCCTACCGTCAATGCAATTGTGTCCCTGCAGCCCGAAGATGAACTCCTAGCGCAAGCGCGCAACGCCGATATGGCGCTGTCACGTGGCGATCGACGCGGCTGGATGCATGGGCTCCCGATTGCGATCAAGGACCTATCCGCTACCGCCGGGATCCGCACGACGTATGGGTCGACCCTGCAAGCAACTAACGTGCCGGCCGAAGATGGCCTCATGGTAAAAAGGATTCGCGAAGCTGGTGCGATCATCATAGGTAAAACCAACACGCCTGAATTTGGTCTTGGCTCTCACACCTATAATCCGATTTTCGGCGTTACTCGCAACGCCTACGATCCGAATCTCAGTGCTGGAGGCTCTTCTGGCGGCGCGGCCGTCGCGCTCGCCCTGGACATGGTTCCCATCGCCGATGGTAGCGACATGATGGGGAGCCTGCGCAACCCGGCTGGCTGGAATAATGTTTTTGGCTTCCGCCCCTCGTTCGGACGTGTCCCGAGCGCGCCAAGTCCGGATGTCTTCCTGCATCAACTATCGACCAACGGACCGATGGCAAAGACTGCGCGTGATCTGGCGCGCTTCCTGGATGTCATTGCCGGCTACGCGCCAGAGGCTCCTCTGTCCCTGGAGGCCGAACCAGCGAGCTTTGCCGAAGGCTTGGACCGTGACGTCAAGGACTTGCGGATCGGTTGGATTGGGTCGTGGGGTGGTTACTACCCGACGGAGTGTGGCGTGCTGGAATTGACGCGAGCGGGGCTTGCAGCTCTCGCCGATCAGGGAGCAATGGTCGAGGACCTGACGCCCGAGTTCGAAGCCAACCGTCTGTGGGACGCCTGGCTGGTGCTCCGGCAATGGGCCGTTTCACAACGGCTGCAGCCACTGCTTGTCCGTGACGGATCAATCGAGCTTTTGAAACCCGAAGCTCGCTGGGAACTGGAGCAGGGCCTGCGGCTGAGCGCCGGTGACGTACACAGGGCAAGTGTGACTAGAAGCGATTGGGTGCGGTACCTCCAAAAGCTGTTCTCGCAGTTTGACGTCCTCGCCCTCCCGACAGCACAAATCTTCGCGTTTCCTGCTGAAATCACATGGCCCCGTTCTATAAACGATCATCAGATGGACACCTATCATCGATGGATGGAAATTGTCGTCCCCGGCAGTCTGTCCGGCCATCCCGTTGCCGCGGTTCCTGCAGGCTTCGATGAACGCGGTCGAGCAATAGGTATCCAACTGCTTGGACGAGCGAGGGCCGACCGCGAACTTCTGCAAATCGTCTCGTGCTTCGAACGCAATGCACCATGGATCCGTCAAGCGCCTGCGCGTTCGTCGCTCACCTCATCGTAA